Proteins encoded within one genomic window of Haematobia irritans isolate KBUSLIRL chromosome 5, ASM5000362v1, whole genome shotgun sequence:
- the LOC142239564 gene encoding uncharacterized protein LOC142239564 has protein sequence MTDPQSVNDQNCKMCSEKDTEEMVQCDGCDQWYHFGCVGVDNEIANISWNCPNCRTALTSNGQIDLATHTSTPTSNGNGNGVVHYGNQSLLVTTSSDFVPSANVTATAKNFVRQPTTAFGTKTTSLVTAPISSISKTPLPSYHIPNSISMQTFTQANTSNLQPMSGVNVSMEQLAKQRNLELQKLEEEMEIKRQYLESKYKILSETSGNLIPTDQLITPGMSITSRTRGPTPEQVAARHAIPKQLPTFNGDPEEWPLFICSFENSTSVAGFSNEENLIRLQTALKGKAREIVKSKLLLPQMVPEIIETLRMCFGRPEHILDRAISKARNMPAIKDKLDALIEYAMCVRNICSTMEGCKLNSHLNNPLLVKELVDKLPNNYKLNWAMSLKDETTPVVKVFSDWLFQMAEAACTVTPMFGKVGSAINTHSREDDNTHPTSNQINSSRNNVSTMCVICSEPGHKVPKCETFKKMNLNEKWECIKGKNLCRQCLGRHRRKCYSNNECGVDGCKYKHHPLLHKKLDIQQSVAENIDQPIHQSPVVNAHNNKHDYSQPLFRIIPINIHTKNKITTLYAFLDEGSAVTLMEKSTFDELGIVGEGDPLCLRWTGDTTRMEADSVKANLDISGLTSNKKYKLIGVHTVCNLGLSAQTVDMHQIAKSYPYLSNLPLQSHFNAKPTILIGVDNWHLAVPLKVREGPRNQPIASKTRLGWTLQASSSETARDFRINMHSCDCQKKYEELHEMVKSYFTLESVRPTQLFSSEDNKAMHILERTCKLVNNHYETGLLWRDENVRLPASFNQALNRLDCLNKKMRKDPDLCTAIQTQISNLILKGYARKLTKEESEKHNDKTWYLPIFIVKNPNKPDKVRLVWDAASKSNGVSLNDFIMPGPDFLKPLVEILLKFRMDRVAICGDISEMFHRVNVRENDMHAQRFLWYEPNDEPHKPSVFVMKALTFGISCAPCIAHYIRNKNADLFKNKYPRAVAAIQEHHYVDDFIDCAPNEEEALQLAMQVKEIHEAASFKMHNWSSNSKMVLEMLNGPTLSHQNPKDLGSTTKILGLYWEPNDDEFRYICRFARLKRNILNEDLKPTKREALQVLMSIFDPLGFVSCYTIGLKLLLQDIWRSKIGWDEELSESLNQKWLKWKSNIHKIVTVRVSRCFYPTISNPEDVQLHTFVDAGENAYSAVCYLRAVENNNVSVSLVAAKSKVAPLKPFSIPRMELLAAQLGARLARTVAGIDRLKIRSKFWWTDAKTVLRWLQQDPKNFQQFVMHRVGEILEITNVDQWRWVPSKLNPADLSTKNPTPPNTQMWFEGPQFLRLSNTYWPQCSDFGPLDDTEIKRSALVIEKCAQLQLNFKYFSDWRRMYRATATFLLYCYRLKDMAVNKKSTKTYKIDSNTIEKAKLFLIRIAQQSEYRKDFLYLKNGKPVEKNSGILALNVYLDKNDVIKCRGRAEFLNNHEDIVVLPSKHHLTYLIVKSFHEKFYHQSHETALNEIRSHYYIPKLRVLFRRVRRDCQWCKLNNAKPNIPQMAALPAARLAAFERPFTFVGVDYFGPFHVSVGRRREKRWGVIFTCLTVRAVHIEVAFSLDTSSCIMAIRNFISRRGTPREFYSDNGTNFKAAEKIICNPLQEIDYTIVKGSFEQISWKFNPPAAPHMGGVWERLVRSIKTALYAICPSMSFTDESLRTALCEAEFIINCRPLTFVSLECSDDEAITPNHLLIGSSDGYKPIPTENIDLRQRWYKTQDFANKFWKRWLKEYVPIITKRSKWFIKQSPIKNGDVVVIVDPELPRNRWPKGIVINTVVAHDGQVRRAVVKTKQNTLERPVSKLAVLDVTGKPMSKLDPVDSFTGEGTVAA, from the coding sequence ATGACTGATCCGCAAAGTGTAAACGAtcaaaactgtaaaatgtgttccgAGAAAGATACGGAGGAAATGGTACAGTGTGATGGTTGTGATCAATGGTACCACTTTGGCTGTGTGGGAGTAGATAATGAGATAGCAAATATTAGTTGGAATTGTCCAAATTGCAGAACCGCATTAACATCTAATGGACAAATTGATTTGGCAACTCATACGTCTACACCTACCAGTAATGGCAATGGAAATGGTGTGGTACATTATGGAAACCAATCGTTGCTGGTCACAACAAGTTCAGATTTTGTTCCGTCAGCAAATGTTACAGCTACAGCGAAGAATTTTGTAAGACAACCGACAACAGCGTTTGGAACAAAAACTACATCACTAGTGACAGCACCAATATCGTCAATTTCAAAAACACCGTTACCATcttatcatataccaaattccatttcaatgcaaACATTTACTCAAGCTAATACATCAAACCTTCAACCAATGTCCGGAGTAAATGTGTCTATGGAACAACTTGCAAAGCAACGGAATTTAGAACTTCAGAAGCTGGAAGAGGAGATGGAAATTAAGCGCCAATATTTGGAATCTAAATATAAAATACTTTCCGAGACAAGTGGAAATTTAATTCCGACTGATCAACTAATAACACCAGGAATGTCGATAACATCTCGTACTAGAGGACCAACGCCCGAACAAGTTGCTGCGAGAcatgctataccaaaacagctACCAACGTTCAACGGAGATCCGGAAGAGTGGCCCCTTTTTATATGTAGTTTTGAAAACAGTACCTCGGTTGCCGGATTTTCCAACGAGGAAAATTTAATTAGGCTACAAACTGCACTCAAAGGAAAAGCCCGAGAAATTGTTAAGAGTAAGCTGCTTCTTCCACAGATGGTCCCGGAAATAATCGAAACATTACGTATGTGCTTTGGAAGGCCCGAGCATATCCTCGACCGCGCCATTTCTAAGGCCAGAAATATGCCGGCAATTAAAGACAAATTGGATGCACTTATTGAATATGCGATGTGTGTACGCAACATATGTTCCACAATGGaaggatgtaaattaaattccCATTTGAACAATCCACTTCTTGTGAAAGAATTGGTCGACAAGCTTCCGAACAACTACAAACTCAACTGGGCGATGTCGCTTAAAGATGAAACTACTCCTGTCGTAAAAGTATTTAGTGACTGGTTGTTTCAAATGGCTGAAGCCGCATGTACAGTAACACCAATGTTCGGTAAAGTGGGTTCTGCGATTAATACTCATAGTCGGGAAGATGACAATACTCATCCTACCAGCAATCAAATTAACAGCAGCAGAAACAACGTAAGTACAATGTGTGTAATATGCAGTGAGCCAGGTCATAAGGTACCCAAATGTGAAACCTTCAAAAAAATGAACCTTAATGAAAAATGGGAAtgtattaaaggaaaaaatctaTGTAGGCAGTGTTTGGGGAGGCACAGACGAAAGTGTTATTCCAACAACGAATGTGGAGTCGACGGATGCAAATATAAACACCATCCTTTACTTCATAAGAAGCTCGATATTCAACAAAGTGTGGCTGAAAATATTGACCAACCAATTCATCAGAGCCCGGTCGTAAATGCTCACAACAACAAACACGACTATTCACAGCCGTTATTTAGAATCATTCCAATAAATATAcacactaaaaataaaataacgacGTTATATGCATTTCTAGATGAAGGATCTGCTGTTACCCTAATGGAAAAAAGTACTTTCGATGAATTGGGTATTGTGGGTGAGGGTGACCCCTTATGCTTAAGATGGACGGGGGACACTACACGTATGGAAGCGGACTCTGTCAAGGCGAACTTAGACATATCAGGCTTAACGAGCAATAAAAAATACAAGTTGATTGGAGTACATACAGTTTGCAATTTAGGCCTTTCAGCTCAAACCGTCGATATGCATCAAATTGCCAAGAGTTACCCGTATTTATCAAATCTACCCTTGCAGTCGCATTTCAATGCGAAACCAACAATTTTAATAGGGGTAGACAATTGGCATTTGGCAGTTCCCCTAAAAGTACGAGAAGGTCCTCGCAACCAACCTATTGCATCAAAAACACGATTAGGATGGACGCTGCAGGCCTCCAGTTCAGAAACAGCACGAGACTTTAGAATAAATATGCATTCCTGTGACTGCCAGAAAAAGTACGAGGAACTGCATGAAATGGTGAAAAGTTATTTCACTCTTGAGTCAGTCCGTCCGacacaattattttcttctgaAGACAATAAAGCCATGCACATATTGGAAAGAACATGTAAGCTAGTGAATAACCATTATGAAACAGGTTTATTATGGCGTGACGAAAATGTACGACTGCCTGCCAGCTTCAATCAAGCACTTAACCGCTTGGActgtttaaacaaaaaaatgcgtAAGGATCCCGACTTATGTACGGCAATACAAACTCAGATATCTAACCTCATTTTAAAAGGCTATGCAAGAAAATTAACAAAGGAAGAGTCAGAAAAGCATAATGATAAAACCTGGTACTTGCCTATATTCATCGTAAAAAATCCTAATAAACCTGATAAGGTCAGACTGGTGTGGGATGCCGCGTCGAAATCGAACGGTGTTTCATTAAATGATTTCATAATGCCTGGGCCAGATTTCCTTAAACCGCTAGTAGAGATCTTACTAAAGTTTCGAATGGACAGAGTGGCTATCTGTGGCGATATATCCGAAATGTTCCACAGAGTAAACGTCAGAGAAAATGATATGCATGCCCAACGTTTTTTATGGTATGAGCCCAATGATGAACCTCACAAGCCTAGTGTTTTTGTTATGAAAGCGTTAACATTCGGAATCAGCTGTGCTCCTTGTATAGCACACTACATACGCAACAAAAATGCAGatctctttaaaaacaaatacccACGAGCTGTTGCTGCTATACAAGAGCATCATTACGTCGATGATTTCATTGACTGTGCACCAAATGAAGAAGAAGCATTACAACTAGCAATGCAAGTCAAAGAAATCCATGAAGCAGCCTCCTTTAAGATGCATAATTGGTCATCAAACTCTAAAATGGTTTTGGAAATGTTAAACGGGCCCACGCTGTCTCATCAAAACCCCAAGGATTTGGGCTCAACAACGAAAATACTAGGTTTGTATTGGGAGCCTAATGACGATGAATTTAGGTATATTTGCAGGTTCGCCAGGCTAAAGCGTAATATCCTAAATGAAGACTTAAAACCGACAAAACGTGAAGCACTACAGGTCCTTATGTCCATTTTCGACCCGCTTGGCTTTGTATCCTGTTACACCATAGGATTAAAATTGTTACTCCAAGACATATGGCGTTCTAAGATAGGCTGGGACGAAGAATTAAGTGAATCTCTAAACCAAAAATGGCTCAAGTGGAAAAGTAATATTCACAAAATCGTTACTGTTCGAGTCTCTCGTTGCTTCTATCCTACGATTTCAAACCCAGAAGACGTCCAATTACATACCTTTGTAGATGCCGGCGAAAATGCATATTCAGCTGTATGCTATCTGAGGGCTGTAGAAAACAATAATGTGTCGGTATCTTTAGTTGCGGCCAAAAGTAAGGTGGCACCGTTGAAGCCGTTTTCCATACCAAGAATGGAACTATTAGCAGCCCAACTTGGAGCTAGACTCGCTAGAACAGTTGCCGGCATCGATCGtttaaaaatacggtccaagttttggtggACTGACGCCAAAACAGTTCTTCGATGGCTTCAACAAGATCCaaaaaatttccagcaattcgtTATGCACAGGGTTGGCGAAATACTCGAAATAACAAATGTAGATCAGTGGAGATGGGTGCCCTCAAAACTAAACCCAGCCGATTTGTCTACAAAAAATCCTACGCCTCCTAACACTCAGATGTGGTTCGAGGGTCCCCAATTCCTACGACTTAGTAATACATATTGGCCTCAATGTTCTGATTTCGGTCCCCTCGATGACACAGAAATAAAACGAAGCGCTCTCGTTATTGAAAAGTGTGCGCAATTGCAACTCAACTTCAAGTACTTCTCAGATTGGAGACGAATGTATCGTGCTACCGCCACATTCCTTTTATATTGCTACAGATTGAAGGATATGGCAGTAAACAAGAAATcaacaaaaacatataaaatcgACAGCAACACAATCGAAAAGGCGAAATTATTTCTAATCAGAATCGCACAGCAAAGTGAATacagaaaagattttctatacttAAAAAATGGCAAGCCAGTAGAGAAAAATAGTGGCATATTGGCCCTCAATGTATACTTAGACAAGAATGACGTCATAAAATGCAGAGGAAGAGCTGAATtccttaacaaccatgaagATATAGTTGTTTTGCCCAGTAAACaccatttaacatatttaataGTAAAAAGCTTTCATGAGAAATTCTACCACCAATCTCATGAAACAGCACTTAATGAAATAAGAAGTCACTACTACATACCAAAATTGAGAGTTCTATTTAGAAGAGTGCGTCGGGATTGCCAATGGTGCAAACTCAATAATGCCAAACCGAATATACCACAAATGGCCGCACTTCCAGCAGCAAGGCTCGCAGCGTTTGAGCGCCCATTTACTTTCGTTGGAGTTGATTATTTTGGCCCCTTCCATGTTTCAGTGGGTAGAAGACGTGAGAAAAGATGGGGAGTCATTTTCACGTGCTTAACCGTACGTGCTGTACACATCGAAGTAGCGTTTAGCTTGGATACAAGCTCCTGTATAATGGCTATAAGGAATTTTATCTCCAGACGAGGAACACCAAGAGAATTCTACTCAGATAATGGCACCAATTTTAAAGCCGCGGAGAAAATTATATGTAACCCACTACAAGAGATAGATTACACTATTGTTAAAGGCAGCTTTGAACAGATAAGTTGGAAGTTTAATCCGCCAGCCGCGCCCCATATGGGCGGAGTATGGGAGAGGCTCGTCCGATCAATAAAAACAGCGTTGTATGCTATATGCCCTTCGATGAGTTTCACCGATGAAAGCCTGAGGACAGCGCTCTGTGAAGCAGAGTTCATCATAAACTGTCGCCCCCTAACATTCGTTTCTCTTGAATGCAGTGACGATGAGGCGATTACACCCAATCATCTATTGATTGGTTCATCAGATGGCTATAAACCAATTCCAACTGAGAACATCGACTTAAGGCAACGGTGGTACAAAACCCAAGATTTCGccaataaattttggaaaaggtgGTTGAAGGAATATGTACCCATCATAACAAAAAGAAGTAAGTGGTTTATAAAACAATCGCCCATCAAAAATGgtgatgtagttgttattgttgacCCGGAGTTACCAAGAAACCGTTGGCCAAAAGGAATCGTTATCAATACGGTGGTTGCTCATGATGGACAAGTTCGAAGAGCTGTGGTAAAAACTAAGCAAAATACATTGGAAAGACCCGTATCTAAATTGGCAGTCCTGGATGTAACCGGCAAACCTATGAGCAAACTCGATCCTGTGGACTCGTTTACGGGGGAGGGAACTGTTGCCgcttaa
- the dpn gene encoding deadpan, whose protein sequence is MDYKNHDNHSDDDFDSYSDSYQQSNSSTQNQFNTSTGRLANPAGLSKAELRKTNKPIMEKRRRARINHCLNELKSLILEAMKKDPARHTKLEKADILEMTVKHLQSVQRQQLNMALQTDPTVIHKFKTGFSECAEEVNRYISQLDGVDEAVRQRLNGHLRSCATSLDQIGSMTNFNNGYQRNGGPGNLFASNNLPLAVNNNGSLFPSLSQDLNASQGIQMGGVQLIPSRLPSGEFALIVPNTTNATQTSSLLNGNSNGGFPVWPVSGGACSNSQSTSPQINDFAANFKRLSAFTKPQNSLITPPKINPNNMYPQTTLTNTSYQPLSQQQQQAFHNTTSPPLSPISSVSSHNEDSIIHNSSDFSLSRPTSPRTTQKHNSFSGVFTTPPSSAENSFVLTSANLQQQQVTSSSELNTSSSSSLKRSFSETADSSICSEDDQSSAKKYRQDQVAPLEGEDQDSMWRPW, encoded by the exons ATGGATTACAAAAATCACGACAATCACTCCGATGATGATTTTGATAGCTATAGTGATAGCTATCAACAATCGAATTCCTCAACACAAAATCAATTCAATACATCCACAGGACGTTTGGCAAATCCTGCTGGTTTGTCCAAAGCCGAATTGAGAAAG ACCAATAAACCCATCATGGAAAAACGGCGTCGGGCCCGTATTAATCACTGCCTAAATGAATTGAAATCCCTAATTCTAGAAGCCATGAAAAAAgac ccTGCTCGCCACACTAAACTTGAGAAAGCCGATATCCTTGAGATGACCGTTAAACATTTGCAATCGGTTCAACGTCAACAACTCAATATGGCTTTGCAAACCGATCCCACAGTTATTCATAAATTCAAGACCGGATTCTCCGAGTGTGCCGAAGAAGTTAATCGTTATATCAGTCAATTGGATGGTGTGGATGAAGCTGTACGTCAACGACTTAATGGTCATTTGAGATCATGTGCCACTAGTCTTGATCAAATTGGTTCTATGACCAATTTCAATAATGGCTATCAACGTAATGGAGGACCAGGCAATCTATTTGCCTCGAATAATTTACCTTTGGCCGTTAACAATAATGGATCATTGTTTCCATCATTATCTCAGGATTTAAATGCTTCCCAGGGTATACAAATGGGTGGAGTTCAATTGATACCTTCACGTTTGCCCTCAGGAGAATTTGctttaattgttccaaatactACAAATGCCACACAAACCAGCTCTCTATTGAATGGCAACTCTAATGGGGGATTTCCAGTGTGGCCTGTATCGGGTGGAGCGTGTAGTAACAGCCAGAGTACATCACCCCAAATCAATGATTTTGCAGCTAATTTTAAACGTCTATCGGCTTTTACCAAACCTCAGAATTCCTTGATTACACCACCAAAAATTAATCCAAATAACATGTACCCACAGACAACTTTAACTAACACCAGTTATCAACCTTTAAGCCAACAACAGCAACAGGCTTTCCATAATACCACCAGCCCTCCATTGAGTCCTATTTCTTCGGTGTCTAGTCATAATGAAGATTCCATTATACACAATAGTTCCGATTTCTCTTTATCGCGACCCACATCACCACGCACCACCCAAAAACACAATAGCTTTTCGGGCGTTTTCACCACACCTCCATCATCTGCGGAAAATTCATTTGTACTCACCTCAGCCAATTTGCAACAGCAACAGGTGACATCTAGCTCAGAGTTGAATACAAGTTCAAGCTCTTCCTTGAAACGATCATTCTCCGAGACAGCAGATTCTagtatatgttcggaagatgatCAATCCTCAGCAAAGAAATATCGCCAAGACCAAGTTGcccctctagaaggtgaagatcaggaCAGCATGTGGAGACCATGGTGA
- the LOC142238705 gene encoding uncharacterized protein LOC142238705 produces the protein MLYSKYFSFICSLSLCYTLIICSEENLDLDDYRPSPKLMGPKRFKHSEDDTTLNKLDDSLAKISTIYMQALFSGTHSAKLDMNMRKLEIELFDLLDVLYKENRLKDYMKYEAEVTRQMILYNMLKKLFGFGGEDSEKVT, from the coding sequence ATGTTATATTCTAAGTATTTTTCATTCATATGCAGTCTAAGCCTTTGTTATACTTTGATAATCTGTAGTGAAGAAAATTTGGATTTGGATGACTATAGACCATCACCCAAATTAATGGGTCCAAAACGATTCAAACATTCTGAAGATGATACCACCCTCAATAAGCTAGACGATTCTTTGGCCAAAATCTCTACCATCTATATGCAAGCTTTATTTTCGGGAACTCATTCGGCAAAACTGGATATGAATATGCGTAAATTGGAGATTGAATTGTTTGATCTTTTGGATGTTCTCTATAAGGAAAATCGTCTAAAGGACTACATGAAATATGAAGCTGAAGTTACACGACAAATGATTTTATACAATATGCTCAAAAAACTCTTTGGTTTTGGCggtgaagattccgaaaaggttACGTGA